Proteins from a genomic interval of Candidatus Nanosynbacter sp. HMT-352:
- a CDS encoding ABC-F family ATP-binding cassette domain-containing protein — MIADIHITEKSFGDKTLMKDVKFSVDDGEKVGVVGRNGVGKSTLFGILSGKDTDYTGEVIFRRGITVATTAQEHHGLGDQTVMSYILGGLPEYSKLKKIIDEYPLTMGDNMRKIEEYTQALERFDQKGFYQVEEKIERELSNFQLDGFGDRKISSLSGGQKRLVEIVKIMHSEAHLALIDEPTNHMDYVAKQQFIDWMNSQPHQAMLIITHDRDVLGQVDRIVEIKDGQAVSYRGNYDAYLKQNAQATTAGMNNFEQIEKRIVNLKQKVLDYQRLKEKSRNPGTIQKFKRLENEARAELEELSEMEKPTFWIDKESASQLDYKSAERYGKFKSRNIRLSMKDASSRSQHVLVRAENVAVGIGERILFEDVNIDLREGEAIEIRGRNGAGKTTLIRMILASGKSFDNGPILYSGDIFLDPQVRIGVYEQEIDEKYLADPLEKAIEKLYMSRDLSISDTKIRQLLADYLFTDADRMTPLARLSGGQKARFQIIAMLANDPQLLILDEPTNHLDLPSIEELETALAKYSGAILYVSHDNYFREKLGGKVVQIGAE; from the coding sequence ATGATAGCCGACATTCACATTACTGAAAAAAGTTTTGGCGATAAGACGTTGATGAAAGACGTCAAGTTCAGTGTGGACGACGGCGAGAAAGTCGGCGTGGTTGGTCGTAACGGTGTTGGCAAGTCGACGCTGTTTGGAATATTGAGCGGAAAAGATACTGATTATACTGGCGAGGTTATTTTTCGGCGCGGCATTACGGTTGCGACGACCGCTCAGGAGCATCACGGTTTGGGTGATCAAACGGTCATGTCGTATATTCTTGGCGGGCTTCCAGAATATTCCAAGTTAAAGAAAATCATCGATGAATATCCGCTGACTATGGGCGACAATATGCGAAAAATTGAGGAATATACGCAGGCTTTGGAACGATTTGACCAAAAAGGATTTTATCAAGTTGAAGAAAAAATTGAACGAGAGCTGAGCAATTTTCAATTAGACGGTTTTGGTGATCGGAAGATTTCTTCCCTGTCTGGCGGCCAAAAAAGGCTGGTGGAAATTGTTAAAATTATGCACTCGGAGGCGCATCTGGCGCTAATTGACGAGCCAACAAACCACATGGATTACGTTGCGAAACAGCAGTTTATTGACTGGATGAATTCGCAGCCACATCAAGCGATGCTAATCATTACGCATGATCGTGATGTACTTGGGCAAGTTGATCGAATAGTTGAGATTAAGGACGGACAGGCCGTGAGCTACCGCGGAAATTATGACGCGTATTTGAAGCAGAATGCGCAAGCGACGACGGCTGGAATGAATAATTTTGAGCAGATTGAGAAGCGAATTGTTAACCTGAAGCAAAAAGTTTTGGACTATCAAAGGCTTAAGGAAAAGTCGCGAAATCCCGGCACGATTCAGAAATTTAAGCGCTTGGAGAATGAGGCGCGAGCGGAGCTGGAGGAATTGTCGGAGATGGAAAAGCCGACGTTTTGGATTGACAAAGAATCTGCTAGTCAATTGGATTATAAATCCGCCGAGCGTTACGGAAAATTCAAGTCGCGTAATATTCGCTTGAGTATGAAAGATGCTTCCAGTCGCAGTCAGCACGTGTTGGTTCGTGCGGAAAATGTGGCGGTTGGGATTGGTGAGCGGATATTGTTTGAGGACGTGAATATTGATTTGCGCGAAGGTGAAGCGATTGAAATTAGGGGTCGCAATGGCGCTGGTAAAACTACATTGATTCGGATGATTCTGGCGTCGGGCAAGAGTTTTGACAATGGTCCTATTCTTTATTCTGGCGATATTTTCCTTGATCCGCAGGTTCGAATTGGCGTTTACGAGCAAGAAATTGACGAAAAGTATCTGGCTGATCCGCTAGAAAAAGCGATTGAAAAATTGTATATGAGTCGCGATTTGTCGATTTCTGATACGAAAATTCGGCAACTTTTGGCTGACTATTTGTTCACTGACGCTGATCGGATGACGCCGCTGGCTCGCTTATCTGGCGGTCAAAAGGCGCGTTTTCAGATTATTGCTATGCTGGCGAACGACCCGCAACTGCTGATTCTAGACGAGCCGACGAATCACTTGGATTTGCCAAGTATCGAAGAGCTGGAAACGGCGTTGGCCAAATATTCCGGCGCGATTCTTTACGTCAGCCACGATAATTATTTCCGCGAAAAACTTGGCGGAAAAGTTGTGCAAATTGGCGCAGAATAA
- the smpB gene encoding SsrA-binding protein SmpB, with translation MSKPKAKKPATQNIINRRARFDYELGEEIVAGLVLTGMEVRAAREGHVQLKGSFVSLRNGELWLNNASFSLRLNVRGEANSRSVDTSARKLLVSKRQLSNFTEAKKQGMTIVPTKLLTNGKFIKVVIALGKGKKNYDKRQTIKRRDQDRETRRLISNR, from the coding sequence ATGTCAAAGCCAAAAGCTAAAAAACCAGCCACACAGAATATCATCAATCGTCGCGCACGGTTTGATTATGAACTTGGTGAAGAAATTGTAGCTGGCTTGGTTTTAACTGGGATGGAAGTACGAGCCGCCAGAGAAGGACACGTCCAGCTTAAAGGCTCATTTGTTAGCTTAAGAAATGGCGAATTGTGGCTAAATAACGCCAGCTTTTCACTGCGATTAAACGTTCGCGGAGAAGCAAATAGCCGCTCAGTCGACACTTCGGCGCGGAAATTATTGGTAAGTAAAAGGCAATTGTCCAATTTTACAGAAGCAAAAAAACAGGGAATGACAATTGTCCCGACCAAATTGTTGACCAACGGAAAATTCATTAAAGTTGTAATTGCGCTCGGAAAAGGTAAGAAAAATTACGACAAAAGACAAACCATCAAACGCCGCGACCAAGACCGAGAAACCAGGCGACTTATCTCTAATAGATAG
- a CDS encoding glycosyltransferase, protein MRIGLFTDSYRPSINGIVYVVESLKRELEALGHEVYVFCPAKSISPSKQAELLHEDENSRIIRFRSITGAFFDDYDTSVFFPPVVQRQIANMNLDVVHIFTPSQIGLLGVKAAKKNNIPLIIQHCTDLYEFVDHYPAVLPGVLALAGVVFPLSVKLNGQDLLEVAKLYRPRNGVTKWNKDIIERVITILYSKADAVIALSRKSRDQLESWQTEDYTYDVTLMPNGVNSLPRASVKRVAEFREQWGLDEKDEVFGFVGRLGEEKNLPILIQAFSEFIAEVRPKSKLLFVGDFEYRKTLEKMAAETDFADRIIFTGAMPREDLGVAYKVMNVFTFPSLKDTQGWVLHEAAHAGKPIVIIDKEVSEVVKDGVNGYFAENNPESVAEKVIAILKSPKKQAEFSAESKKLANKFTERSQVKKLEKLYQKLIDARENQ, encoded by the coding sequence ATGAGGATAGGACTTTTTACGGACAGCTATAGACCGTCCATTAACGGTATCGTTTACGTTGTTGAATCATTAAAGCGCGAGTTGGAAGCTTTGGGGCATGAGGTTTATGTTTTTTGCCCGGCAAAGTCTATTAGTCCGTCCAAGCAGGCCGAACTTCTTCATGAAGATGAAAATAGTCGAATAATTCGTTTCCGCTCAATTACGGGCGCGTTCTTTGACGATTACGACACGTCGGTATTCTTCCCTCCTGTGGTGCAGCGTCAAATTGCCAATATGAATTTGGATGTGGTGCATATTTTTACGCCGTCGCAAATTGGGCTATTGGGTGTGAAGGCGGCGAAGAAAAATAATATTCCTTTGATTATCCAGCATTGTACGGATCTATATGAATTCGTCGATCATTATCCTGCGGTTTTGCCGGGAGTTTTGGCGTTGGCGGGAGTGGTTTTTCCATTGTCGGTAAAATTGAATGGACAGGATTTGTTGGAGGTTGCCAAATTATATCGTCCGCGTAATGGCGTAACGAAATGGAATAAAGATATTATTGAGCGGGTTATTACTATTTTATACAGCAAGGCGGATGCGGTGATTGCCCTGTCGCGTAAAAGCCGTGATCAATTGGAATCTTGGCAGACTGAAGATTACACGTACGATGTTACTTTAATGCCAAACGGAGTGAATTCTCTTCCGCGGGCGAGCGTGAAGCGAGTTGCGGAATTTCGCGAGCAATGGGGTCTTGATGAAAAAGATGAAGTGTTTGGATTCGTGGGGCGTTTGGGCGAGGAAAAGAATTTGCCAATTTTGATTCAGGCGTTTAGTGAGTTTATTGCTGAAGTTCGTCCGAAATCGAAGCTGTTGTTTGTTGGCGATTTTGAGTATCGAAAGACTTTGGAGAAAATGGCGGCTGAGACGGATTTCGCGGATAGGATTATCTTTACTGGCGCCATGCCGCGAGAAGATTTGGGTGTGGCGTATAAAGTGATGAACGTGTTTACTTTTCCTTCGCTTAAAGATACGCAGGGCTGGGTTCTTCATGAAGCCGCTCACGCTGGAAAGCCGATTGTTATTATTGACAAGGAAGTTTCAGAGGTTGTGAAGGACGGAGTTAATGGCTATTTTGCGGAGAACAATCCAGAAAGTGTCGCGGAAAAAGTAATTGCAATTCTAAAAAGCCCGAAGAAACAAGCAGAATTTAGCGCTGAAAGTAAGAAACTGGCTAATAAATTCACGGAGCGCAGTCAAGTGAAGAAACTTGAAAAGCTCTATCAAAAGCTAATTGACGCGCGCGAAAATCAATAA